In Penaeus chinensis breed Huanghai No. 1 chromosome 2, ASM1920278v2, whole genome shotgun sequence, the following proteins share a genomic window:
- the LOC125034001 gene encoding receptor-interacting serine/threonine-protein kinase 4-like — protein MLPSSGKMASSTIPLVQNDVKKTGNDAVHDASEGIENVLPCQEEKTGQLMNNFERTDNVNFKEESINDEQNGIPSVNPEKKNEKSVYSYNSQLVQNVIEKTENRESVLDSENMEDIHIAARKGDAYGVHKMLEKGQDPSAFTNAKYTPLHYAAYEGHTEVVKLLLDRESDPNVSNNAGDTPLHLVALNGKTEVAKTLCECEDLNVNNPSATNETLLAYARHGGEKPMLNVLRNPETISPEGNTPLHCASLAGHTEVVRLLLTKNADAKGMTPTYHTPLHYAALRGDAILVKLLVSHGADPNAEDERNNTPLHYAALCGHTSVIELLVDERADLSIRTDMGLSVLHKASFYGRLSTVQKLVELQNTLISMRDKKKLSPEDTALIRGHIHTGWWLNKIAHHTSLQDQKHLKNICENTYTQSGDFYHTYCREKNGSANALAAAIDLGVCDMHYQDEQGRTLLHVAAEQNDRLKIRVLLERGALPTARTHDGKTPSDLAREKGHLEAAETIADKIRVEEKVILCQLILIVMTKFFHSSSTSTPSVISSLRTCSLCLKRLKLQGSRRGLPITEKESPLPVRQTSPRQMPSWYFLVSGKAHRHYALVKVETTTSYKNKRIQNHVIEIIV, from the exons ATGCTGCCTTCTTCAGGCAAGATGGCTTCGTCTACCATTCCATTAGTACAAAATGATGTCAAGAAGACAGGAAATGATGCTGTACATGATGCCAGTGAAGGAATCGAAAATGTACTACCCTGTCAGGAGGAGAAAACCGGTCAATTAATGAATAATTTTGAGAGGACAGATAATGTAAACTTTAAAGAGGAATCAATCAATGATGAACAAAATGGCATTCCATCAGTTAAtccagagaagaaaaatgagaagagtgtatattcatataatagtCAATTGGTTCAAAATGTTATTGAGAAAACTGAGAATAGGGAATCTGTATTAGATTCCGAAAATATGGAAGATATTCATATAGCAGCAAGGAAAGGGGATGCTTATGGGGTGCATAAAATGCTCGAAAAGGGCCAAGACCCTTCTGCCTTTACAAATGCCAAATACACCCCACTCCATTATGCAGCTTATGAAGGCCATACTGAAGTTGTGAAATTATTACTGGACAGAGAATCAGACCCAAACGTTTCGAATAATGCTGGTGACACCCCACTTCATCTTGTTGCACTAAATGGAAAGACTGAAGTTGCAAAAACATTGTGTGAATGCGAAGATCTTAATGTAAACAATCCAAGTGCAACAAATGAAACGCTACTTGCATATGCAAGACATGGAGGGGAAAAGCCTATGCTAAATGTTCTTAGGAATCCAGAAACTATTTCACCTGAGGGCAATACACCCCTCCACTGTGCATCACTGGCGGGACATACAGAAGTGGTTCGTTTGCTTCTAACGAAGAATGCAGATGCGAAAGGTATGACTCCTACCTACCATACACCTTTACACTATGCTGCTCTCAGAGGTGATGCCATTCTCGTCAAACTGTTGGTCAGTCATGGAGCCGATCCTAATGCTGAAGACGAACGAAATAACACACCTCTTCATTATGCCGCTCTTTGCGGACACACTTCGGTAATCGAGTTGCTGGTGGATGAAAGAGCAGACCTAAGCATTCGGACAGACATGGGACTCTCAGTCCTTCACAAGGCTTCCTTCTATGGAAGGCTATCCACTGTGCAGAAACTTGTTGAACTACAAAATACTCTCATCAGCATGCGTGACAAGAAAAAATTGAGTCCAGAAGACACTGCTCTCATCCGCGGTCATATCCATACAGGGTGGTGGCTCAACAAAATTGCACATCACACTTCTTTACAAGATCAGAAACACTTAAAG AATATTTgtgagaacacatacacacagagtggAGACTTCTACCACACTTACTGCAGAGAGAAGAACGGCAGCGCGAACGCTCTAGCCGCTGCCATTGACTTGGGCGTGTGCGACATGCACTACCAAGACGAGCAGGGCCGGACGCTGCTCCACGTGGCCGCGGAGCAGAACGACCGACTCAAAATCCGGGTGCTGCTGGAGCGCGGCGCCCTGCCCACCGCTCGCACCCACGACGGCAAGACGCCCTCGGACCTCGCCCGGGAGAAAGGCCACCTGGAGGCTGCAGAGACGATTGCAGACAAGATCAGAGTTGAAGAAAAG GTAATACTTTGCCAGCTGATTCTAATAGTGATGACTAAATTCTTCCATTCATCCTCCACCTCTACACCTTCTGTTATATCCTCACTTAGAACTTG TAGTCTTTGCCTTAAGAGGCTTAAACTGCAAGGCAGCAGGAGAGGGTTGCCAATTACAGAAAAAGAGTCCCCCCTACCCGTGAGACAGACTAGCCCCCGCCAGATGCCATCCTGGTATTTCTTAGTCTCGGGGAAAGCTCACAGGCACTACGCCTTGGTCAAG GTGGAAACCACCACCAGCTACAAGAACAAGCGTATTCAGAATCATGTTATTGAAATAATCGTTTAa